A window of Sphingomonas sp. genomic DNA:
GCAGCTAACGTATTCTGTCACGCGAGAGCGGCCGGGCGGCAACCCACCAGTTTCGGTCGCCGCCGGATACCCTCAACCACAGGAAGCATCGGCTCCCTTGAGTCCGTGGCTGAGTTTTCTATATGTTCTTGCCACCCCTCTGGGTGGTCGCTCTTTGATCTCGTTGCATCACGTCCTTTCGCGCGTGGCGCGATACGCCTCGCGTGCTGGCGCAGGAGACGGTGGAAGCTTGCGCGATTTTGCGCGAGCCTAAACTTCCTAAACTTTGCGCTCGCAAGGGGAGCTGCGGAGAGAACTGCCGAAACGCGCGTGCGCCTAAACTTCCTAAACTTCGGTGGGCGGCGACCAATCGGCGCGACGGTTCTTCACCCGTCGCAGGTACGCGGTGCAGCCCGGTCCTACGCCTCACCCAACCCCTCCAGATCGACATCCTGACGCCCCACGTCCACGAACCGCGCGCGCAGCCACGACGCCGCCGGGCCCGGCGGTGCATCCCGCCGCCAGATCGCACCGAACCGATACATGCCCCCGGGGCTTTCCGGCATCGCCAGCCGCACCAGCGTGCCGGCGACGAGGTCCGGCTCGATCAGCGGCAGCGGCATGTTGCCCCAGCCGATGCCTTCGCGGAGCAACGCGTGCTTGGCGCCCAGGTCTGCCAGCCGCCAGGTGCGCGGGCTCATCACCGCGAAGTCGCGGCCGGCGGTGAGCGGCGAGCGGTCGGAGAGCACCAGCTGGACATGGTCGCGCCCCGCGCCGGGCGGGATCGGGTTCATCCGGCCGAGCGGGTGGTCGGGCGCCGCCACCGGCACCATCGCCACCGATCCCGCCGCCTCGCACTCGATGCCGTTCACCCCCTGTGCCAGCGGCCCGGAGATGCCGAGCACCGCCTTGCCGTCCAGCACCAGGCTGGTAATCGCGCCCAGCGCCTCGACATGAAGCCGCAGCGTTACCGTCGGGAATTCGGCGCGGAAGGCACGCAGCACCTCGCCGAGGCGGCGAGTGGGCAGCATCACGTCGACGGCGAGGTTCACCTCCGCCTCCAGCCCGTCGAGCAAGCCCTTCACCTTGGCGCGGAGCCCGTCGATGCCCTGCGCCACCGTCCGCGCCTCGGCGAGCACGGCCGCGCCCGCGGTGGTGAGGCGGGGCTTCTTGGTGCCCTCGCGGTCGAACAGCAGCACGCCAAGCTGCGCTTCGAGATTGGCGATGCCGTAGCTGATCACCGACACCGCGCGGTTGAGCTGCCGCCCCGCGCCCGCAAAACTCCCCTGGTCCACCACGGCGAGGAAGATGCGGAGCTGGTCGAAGGTGGGGGTGCCGGGGTTTGACATTTCTATTTCCTGGAACGTTTGCGCCAAACTTATCCGACTGATTGGAGAAGTCGAGCCCGCCTATATCCCGGTCATCGAAAGCGCGCCGCAGCCCGGCACCCGCTTACAGGGAGACCCACAATGATCGAACTTCGCCCCTTCTCGAGCCTCGGCGGTGCCAATCATGGCTGGCTCGATGCCAAGCACCATTTCTCCTTCGCCAACTATTATGATCCGGCCCGGACGAGCTGGGGCAATCTGCGTGTGTGGAACGACGACACAATCGCGCCGCAGAGCGGGTTTCCGCCGCACCCGCACCGCGACATGGAGATCATCACCTATGTCCGTGACGGTGCCATCACCCACCAGGACAATCTCGGCAATCACGGCCGCACCGTCGCTGGCGACGTGCAGGTGATGTCGGCAGGCACCGGCATCGCGCATTCGGAATATAACAAGGAAGACGAGACCACCCGCATCTTCCAGATCTGGATCCAGCCGACCCGCGGCGGCGAAAAGCCGAGCTGGGGCACGCGGCCCTTCCCGAAGACCGATCGCGCCGGCCAGTTCGTGGTGCTGGCGAGCGGCTTCGAGGGCGACGGCGACGCGCTGCCGATCCGCACCGATGCCCGGGTGGTGGGTGCAACCCTGCGTGCCGGCGAGACGGCGGAATACACGCTCGGCAGCGATCGCCGCGCCTATCTCGTGCCTGCCAGCGGCGCGGTGGAGATCGACGGCGTGCGGATCAACGCGCGCGATGGCGCCGCGATCAAGGATGTCCAGACGGTGAAGATCATTGCGATCGAAGACAGCGAAATCGTGATGGTCGACGCCGCGTGACCAACGGGCGGGCGGTATTTCGGTGCCGCCCGCAATGTTCGCGCAGCGCTGCACTGCACGAACGTATCTCATGTTGATTTGGCGGGATTTGGGACCATTTGCTTGGAAAGGCACCAGCCTTACCCATGTTTATCCGAGCGCGGCAGCGGCGTTTTATTGCGCGATCTCGCGACCGGAGAACCGGGCTGCTGTTCGTCGGCCGTCCTGCGACCTGGCGCTATGATATTGTGGACCAGGCGGTGGGTCAGGCGCTTGCCAACTACCGCCGCCACATCGCCGAGGAGCGCGAGACCCCACCGCTCCAGGTCGCGGTGCTTGCGGCGTGATTAAACGGTCCGCCGCAACTGCCCGTTCCGCTTGCGGCAGGGGGTTAGGGGAGGTTGGGAAGGGCAGCAGGCGATGCCATTTCAGAAAGAACCTCCACGTCACACCCTCGCCGTGCCCTCCCGCAGGCGGGAGGGGGGATGCGGAGAGAAGAATGTCTCATGCCGCCTTGGCCGAACCGTCGGACGCATTCGGGCGCTCTTTCCCCACCTCGACCCCGATGATCGGCCAATGCGGCGCCTTGGCGTCGAGCGTGCGCAGCAAACCGGGGAAATCGACTTCGGTATCGTCGAACAGGACACCGCCGACGTCGAAGATGTCATGGAACCACTTGTCCTTCAGCCCCGCGAGATGGGGGTCGTCCCAAGCCGCCCAGGGCAGGTGCGCCTGTGTCTTGCCATGCAACAGACCCCAACAGAAGGCGCCGACATGCTTTTGCTTGGCGACCGCCAGGATCGCTTCGAAGGTGCTACCCGCCGGCCGTGCCATGAACGCGGTGCACCACATTGGCCGGCCGAACACGCTGAGCCAGGCGATCCGCTGCGCAAAATCCCCGGCAGTGCCGCAAGTATGGAACGAGATCACGTCCGACAGGCCGGTCTGCGCCTGCTGCAGCGGCGTGAGCAGGTCGGGCGAGGACCAGTCGCTCAGCCAGATGGCGCTGGTCAGCGGCTGCACGGGGCGCATGCTGCGCGCCCAGCCGAACGCATCGACCAGCAGCGGCAGGACGAGGTCGGCCTTGGCGCCGAGCTCGCCCGCGTCGCACAGCGAAACCTCAGGACCATTTTCGGGCTCATTCCAGATATCCCAAGCGAGTACCCGCCGGT
This region includes:
- a CDS encoding pirin family protein, whose product is MIELRPFSSLGGANHGWLDAKHHFSFANYYDPARTSWGNLRVWNDDTIAPQSGFPPHPHRDMEIITYVRDGAITHQDNLGNHGRTVAGDVQVMSAGTGIAHSEYNKEDETTRIFQIWIQPTRGGEKPSWGTRPFPKTDRAGQFVVLASGFEGDGDALPIRTDARVVGATLRAGETAEYTLGSDRRAYLVPASGAVEIDGVRINARDGAAIKDVQTVKIIAIEDSEIVMVDAA
- a CDS encoding LysR family transcriptional regulator, encoding MSNPGTPTFDQLRIFLAVVDQGSFAGAGRQLNRAVSVISYGIANLEAQLGVLLFDREGTKKPRLTTAGAAVLAEARTVAQGIDGLRAKVKGLLDGLEAEVNLAVDVMLPTRRLGEVLRAFRAEFPTVTLRLHVEALGAITSLVLDGKAVLGISGPLAQGVNGIECEAAGSVAMVPVAAPDHPLGRMNPIPPGAGRDHVQLVLSDRSPLTAGRDFAVMSPRTWRLADLGAKHALLREGIGWGNMPLPLIEPDLVAGTLVRLAMPESPGGMYRFGAIWRRDAPPGPAASWLRARFVDVGRQDVDLEGLGEA